The DNA segment TCGCTGAAGTTTCGGATAATACTCCATCCAAAAGGCATCCTCAAACCTATTTTCGTCCTCTGAATTTTCTACGCTGTCCTGTCTAAGTTTGTGTGACATTGATTTCACTCCTTTGCACTCTCTACCCTATAAACGATTCAAGGAGGGTGAAAAGATACGGGGTCAAAATTTTTTTTGTTAGTGATACTATATGTGGCTCGTATTGGAATTAACCATGTCCATCCTTTATTAATGTACTAGGTAGACCCGCTCAGGGCGGCCAACTGTCCCATATGAGAGATCAGCCTCAATTTTTTCTTCTGACACCAAATGTTCTAAGTATCGTCTTGCAGTCGTTCGGCTAACACCAATTTCCTTAGCCACCAGCTCGGCCGTTAGCCCCCTACCTTCCCTGCCAAGGACCTCCAATACCTTTTCGAGTGTCAGTGGATCGATTCCTTTAGGTAGATAGACCCTTTCGTTCCCTCCATTTTCATTCTCTTTACGCAACAGCTTATCCACCTGCTGCTGTGTGACATGAAGACTTTCTTTGCCTAACTGGATCAGTTTGGTATGATACTCTTTATATCGTAACAATGATTGTTTGAACCGTTCAAACACGACGGGTTTAATAATATAATCAAATACACCAATACTAATGGCTTCCTGAACTTTGTGAATCTCTTTTGTTGCCGTTATCATGATGACATCCATTTGTTTGGTCTGCTGTTTCGTTTCCTTTAG comes from the Neobacillus sp. PS2-9 genome and includes:
- a CDS encoding response regulator, with amino-acid sequence MNSGQTITVLIVEDDLRVAEIQKRFLEQIEGFETVGIAASYIEAKTLIEILQPDLLILDVYFPDMNGLDLLKETKQQTKQMDVIMITATKEIHKVQEAISIGVFDYIIKPVVFERFKQSLLRYKEYHTKLIQLGKESLHVTQQQVDKLLRKENENGGNERVYLPKGIDPLTLEKVLEVLGREGRGLTAELVAKEIGVSRTTARRYLEHLVSEEKIEADLSYGTVGRPERVYLVH